In the Schaalia hyovaginalis genome, CTACGAAAATTCAACGCTGCCTCGTCCACGCCCAACGCGTGGTCCGCCGCTACACCACCACCAACCCACGCACCGATGCCGGGCGCACCATCTACCGACTTGCGCTGAAACTGACCCGGATCACCACACTGGATGAAGCCGCCGCGTGGGGTGTGCAACTGCACGAGTTTTCAACGATCTACCGGGAATGGATGAACGAGAAAACCATGATCAAAGACCCCAAAACAGGTGCATGGACCCGCGTGTGGACCCACCACAACGTGCGCAAGGCCTACAACAGCCTCAACCATCTTTGGCGGTCCGAGATGCTGTTTGTCTACCTCAACCCGCCAGCAGGAGTCCTTGCGCCCGAGCGGATCAAATCCACCACCAACAGCTTAGAAGGCGGCATCAACGCCCAGCTCAAACTGCTCGCCAGAACCCACCGCGGCAGATCAGGCGAACGACAACGCCGCATGCTGGATTGGTGGCTCTACTTAAAAACGGAACTGCCTGACGATCCAGTACGAATCGCCAGGCAGTCCGACTGGGGCCAGGGCCAACTCGCCAAAGTATCCACCCTGACCCAAACCGAGAACCAAGCCGACCACGAAACAGGACGCCCAGCCCTCTACGACAACGCTATCGACACCGACTACACCCACTCAATCGGCATTCAAAAAGGCCAAATCTAACCCCCGCGACACGCCGAGCCAGACACACATTTTGACCCTTAACCCACGCTATCGACACCGACTACACCCACTCAATCGGCATTCAAAAAGGCCAAATCTAACCCCCGCGACACGCCGAGCCAGACACACATTTTGACCCTTAACCCACCATCGACAACCCGGCCGAGGAAATGGGGCGGGCCGCGGCGCGGATGCTTCGGGAAATGAGCGACGGCACCTGGAACAGGGAGCCCATCCTCCTGCCGACCCGCCTCATCGCCCGCGAATCCTGCTGACTGACCCCGCCCCGCCCCTCTTGTCGAGAGCATCACTTCCACCCGCTCCGCCCTCGTGCACCCCTCGGCCATAGCACCCGCTCGCCCGGCCATTGCTTCCTGCACGGCAGGTCACGACCTCGAAGGTGATCAGCCGGTGATGCGTTTGAGGATGTCGAGCCCTTCGGGGGTGCCGAGGGCGGCGGTGTCCTCCGGGTGTTCGCGGAAATGGTCGAGGAGGTTCTGGAGGTAGGCGTGTGTGACGGGAACGCCGTTCATGGAGACGCGTTGGTAGGGGTGGTTCCTGTCGGTGAGTGCGATTCGATTGCTTCGGAGGCTTTCATTGGCATAAGGCTGGTCTTTCCAGCGTGCTATCCAGGGACGGCCGTCCGTGCTGATGACCCGGATGCATTCGGGGTCGACCTCGATACGCGGATTGACACCACGCCACACGACGAGGCGGGCCAGTCGAATGATCGTATCGACCAGTACGAGTACTGTAACCGCGAAAGCGCGGACAAGAAATGTGGTCGATACTGTCGCGCCAGGAAAAGCGACATAGGCAAATGTGAGTCCAGCAGCAAGCGAAATAAGGACTTCAAGGGCCTCGAGAAGGAATCGAATGGGCCCGCCTGTGAGCGTCAAGCCCGTTGAACGTGTCTGCCAGCGAATCGCTGCCTTTCGATCTACGACCATCGAGACGAGACTGCGCAGGGCAAAGCAGAAGCCGATCAGGGCAACGAGAAGGAAGAGTAGCCGAACGGGATGACTAAGCGTCAGTGTGCGAAGCGCCGCGAGCGGAAGAAAGGCGCAGGCGACGATGAGCCCAAGAACTAGGCGCGCCGCGTTGAGCCAGCGCCTCTCAGAGCAGGGCCATCCGCGAAGTCTCATGAGTGCTCCGTAGATTCGCATCGTTTAAGGTCATCAGTAGTCATTAGAAATGCGATCCCACTCATCGTCGATCTTGTCGATAGTCCTGTCGATGAGATCGTCGAGATCCTCTTGAGTTTCAAGTGATGCCGCGTTCTGGTAAAGTTTTTTGCCCCCGAATGCAGCAACGCCTCCGGCCGCAATCGCGGGGATGGGGCCGGCTATATCGAGACCGAGAACTGCTGCAGTCGTTATGGCCCCAGAACCCGCCTCGACGACCTCTGCTGAAGAGTTGTCCGATGTCCAGATGCTGTTGGCCGTCAAGAGGACATCCCCGAGCGAGCTCAGCCCACCAAGCCCCTTGCCCAAGACGTGTGAGAGCCGGGAGGACGCGAGGTGCGATCCGGCGGCTCGCGAAAGGGCCTGCGCCTTGCGCGAAGGGAAACCGATGTCCTTCAGGGGGCTGAACTTCGCTGCATTGTCCGCCCGGTTGGCGAGGCTCGCAGCCTCGTTGCTCAGCGATTCTGCGTTCGCGATCAGCACGCTGCCGGAGACCTCCACAGCGGCGATGCCGAGGTTCTGTGCCAGATCGCTGAGCAGGCCGTTGAGATCGATCGCCCTTATCTTGTTCTCGAAGGGAATGAGGTACTCCGCCACCCAGGTCTCCAACTCGTTGGCCGCGTTCTCCGCTTCGGATTCCAGATGCTCGTAGAGACGCGCCCGGCGC is a window encoding:
- a CDS encoding IS256-like element IS1249 family transposase; its protein translation is MSKNQPRCHCGGEMKRNGTTSKGTTRWRCKQCGASSVKRRNDITNAAVFTQFIEHCTTAISLDDLAKRNGVSRATMKRRFKWCWLVDVPDPTAGHHKRIYDQVFLDGTYTAGGCLIVAATIDHVIAWHWCKHETTRDYQLLLERIEAPLIAVIDGGQGAYSAIKKCWPTTKIQRCLVHAQRVVRRYTTTNPRTDAGRTIYRLALKLTRITTLDEAAAWGVQLHEFSTIYREWMNEKTMIKDPKTGAWTRVWTHHNVRKAYNSLNHLWRSEMLFVYLNPPAGVLAPERIKSTTNSLEGGINAQLKLLARTHRGRSGERQRRMLDWWLYLKTELPDDPVRIARQSDWGQGQLAKVSTLTQTENQADHETGRPALYDNAIDTDYTHSIGIQKGQI
- a CDS encoding substrate-binding domain-containing protein, with the protein product MDNPAEEMGRAAARMLREMSDGTWNREPILLPTRLIARESC